One Mangifera indica cultivar Alphonso chromosome 4, CATAS_Mindica_2.1, whole genome shotgun sequence genomic region harbors:
- the LOC123213804 gene encoding transportin-1-like isoform X2: MAAPASWQPQEEGFKEICGLLEQHISPSSTADKSQIWQQLQHYSQFPDFNNYLAFILARAEGKSAEVRQAAGLLLKNNLRTAYKSMAPANQQYIKSELLPCLGAADRHIRSTVGTIVSVFVQLGGITIWPELLQALLNCLDSNEINHMEGAMDALSKICEDIPEVLDSDVPGLAERPINIFLPRFLQFFRSPHTSLRKLSLGSVNQYIMLMPSALFTSMDQYLQGLFVLANDSATEVRKLVCAAFVQLIEVRPSFLEPHLRNVIEYMLQVNKDADDGVALEACEFWSAYCDAQLPPENLKEFLPRLLPILLSNMVYADDDESLLEAEEDESLPDRDQDLKPRFHSSRFHGAENLEDDDDDTVNVWNLRKCSAAALDVLSNMFGDEILPTLMPIIQAKLATSGDAAWKEREAAVLAVGAIAEGCIIGLYPYLSEIVAFLIPLLDDKFPLIRSISCWTLSRFSKFIVQGINHQNGHEQFDKVLMGLLRRILDTNKRVQEAACSAFATLEEEAAEELAPRLEVILQHLMCAFGKYQRRNLRIVYDAIGTLADAVGQELNQPVYLEILMPPLIAKWQQLPNSDKDLFPLLECFTSIAQALGIGFTQFALPVFQRCIDIIQTQQLAKVDPVSAGVQYDKEFIVCALDLLSGLVEGLGSGIESLIAQSSLRELLLQCCMDDAPDVKQSAFALLGDLAKVCPIHLHPRLSEFLDLAAKQLNTSKLRETISVANNACWAIGELAIKVHQEVSPVVMAVISSLVLILQHSEELNKSLIENSAITLGRLAWVCPEIVAPHMEHFMQSWCMALSMIRDDIEKEDAFRGLCAMVKANPSGALSSLVFMCRAIASWHEIRSEELHNDVCQVLHGYKQMLRNGAWDQCMSVLEPPVKDKLSKYQV; this comes from the exons GGTAAGTCAGCGGAGGTTCGACAAGCTGCTGGTTTGCTGCTGAAAAATAACCTTAGAACAGCATACAAATCCATGGCTCCTGCAAACCAACAGTATATAAAGTCAGAGTTGTTGCCTTGTTTAGGAGCTGCTGATAGGCATATTAGGTCCACTGTTGGGACCATTGTTAGCGTCTTTGTTCAACTAGGTGGGATTACAATATGGCCTGAACTGTTGCAAGCTCTGCTAAATTGCTTGGATAGTAATGAAATCAATCATATGGAAGGTGCTATGGATGCTTTGTCCAAG ATTTGTGAGGACATACCTGAAGTGCTGGATTCAGATGTACCTGGGTTGGCTGAGCGTCCCATCAACATCTTCCTCCCTCGATTTTTGCAG TTTTTCCGGTCACCACATACCTCGCTAAGAAAGCTTTCCTTGGGTTCTGTGAATCAATACATCATGTTGATGCCTTCT GCTTTGTTTACATCCATGGATCAGTACCTTCAGGGTTTGTTTGTACTTGCTAATGACTCTGCTACAGAAGTCCGAAAATTG GTTTGTGCAGCATTTGTTCAGCTAATTGAAGTCCGTCCATCTTTCTTGGAG CCGCATCTAAGGAATGTAATCGAATACATGCTACAAGTAAACAAGGATGCTGATGATGGAGTGGCTCTTGAAGCTTGTGAATTCTG GTCTGCATACTGTGATGCTCAATTACCACCTGAAAACCTGAAAGAATTCTTGCCACGTTTACTTCCG ATTCTGCTTTCAAATATGGTTTATGCTGATGATGATGAGTCACTTCTTGAAGCCGAG GAGGATGAGTCGCTGCCAGACAGGGACCAG GATTTAAAACCTCGTTTTCATTCATCACGGTTTCATGGAGCAGAAAACTTGGAAGATGAT GATGATGACACGGTTAATGTGTGGAATTTGCGGAAGTGCAGTGCAGCGGCGCTTGATGTTCTATCCAATATGTTTGGGGATGAGATTCTTCCAACCTTGATGCCTATTATTCAG GCTAAGCTGGCAACTAGTGGTGATGCAGCCTGGAAAGAGAGGGAAGCAGCTGTTTTGGCTGTTGGTGCCATAGCAGAAGGTTGCATTATTGGCCTTTACCCTTATTTATCTGAG ATTGTGGCATTTCTTATCCCGCTTTTAGATGACAAGTTTCCTCTAATACGAAGTATTTCTTGTTGGACACTTTCTCGGTTCAGCAAATTTATTGTTCAG GGCATCAACCATCAGAATGGACATGAGCAATTTGACAAGGTTCTTATGGGCCTTTTACGAAGAATATTGGATACTAACAAACGGGTGCAAGAAGCTGCTTGTTCAGCTTTTGCGACGTTGGAAGAG GAGGCTGCAGAAGAGTTGGCGCCACGTTTGGAAGTTATCTTACAGCACCTTATGTGTGCTTTTGGAAAATATCAG AGACGGAATCTCAGAATTGTATATGATGCAATTGGAACTCTAGCTGATGCAGTTGGACAAGAACTGAATCAG CCTGTCTATCTTGAAATTCTGATGCCGCCATTAATTGCAAAGTGGCAGCAACTTCCAAATTCAGACAAAGATCTTTTTCCATTGCTTGAGTGCTTTACATCCATAGCACAG GCATTGGGTATCGGATTCACCCAGTTTGCTCTTCCTGTATTTCAGAGGTGCATAGATATCATCCAGACCCAACAACTGGCAAAG GTTGATCCTGTTTCAGCTGGAGTTCAATATGATAAAGAGTTTATCGTATGTGCTCTTGATTTGCTCTCTGGACTTGTGGAGGGTCTCGGTAGTGGGATAGAGAGTTTG ATTGCACAAAGTAGTTTGCGGGAGTTGCTTCTTCAATGTTGCATGGATGATGCTCCTGATGTAAAACAAAGTGCCTTTGCCCTTCTTGGAGACCTTGCAAAA GTGTGCCCTATTCATTTGCACCCTCGATTATCTGAGTTTCTTGATCTTGCTGCCAAGCAACTG AACACTTCTAAGCTGAGAGAAACTATTTCAGTAGCAAATAATGCTTGTTGGGCTATTGGAGAATTGGCTATTAAG GTTCATCAAGAAGTTTCTCCAGTTGTTATGGCAGTTATTTCAAGCCTGGTCTTAATTCTTCAACATTCTGAG GAGCTCAATAAGTCGCTAATAGAAAATAGTGCAATCACACTTGGAAGGCTTGCTTGGGTTTGTCCAGAAATTGTAGCACCTCATATGGAACATTTCATGCAATCATGGTGCATGGCATTGTCTAT GATACGTGACGACATTGAGAAGGAGGATGCATTCAGAGGTCTCTGTGCGATG gttAAAGCAAATCCCTCAGGAGCTCTAAGTTCACTTGTTTTTATGTGCAGAGCTATTGCAAGTTGGCAT GAAATAAGGAGTGAAGAGCTGCATAATGATGTTTGCCAAGTGTTGCATGGTTATAAACAG ATGCTCAGAAATGGTGCATGGGACCAGTGTATGTCTGTTTTGGAACCCCCTGTAAAAGACAAGCTGTCAAAATATCAAGTGTAA
- the LOC123213804 gene encoding transportin-1-like isoform X1 → MAAPASWQPQEEGFKEICGLLEQHISPSSTADKSQIWQQLQHYSQFPDFNNYLAFILARAEGKSAEVRQAAGLLLKNNLRTAYKSMAPANQQYIKSELLPCLGAADRHIRSTVGTIVSVFVQLGGITIWPELLQALLNCLDSNEINHMEGAMDALSKICEDIPEVLDSDVPGLAERPINIFLPRFLQFFRSPHTSLRKLSLGSVNQYIMLMPSALFTSMDQYLQGLFVLANDSATEVRKLVCAAFVQLIEVRPSFLEPHLRNVIEYMLQVNKDADDGVALEACEFWSAYCDAQLPPENLKEFLPRLLPILLSNMVYADDDESLLEAEEDESLPDRDQDLKPRFHSSRFHGAENLEDDDDDTVNVWNLRKCSAAALDVLSNMFGDEILPTLMPIIQAKLATSGDAAWKEREAAVLAVGAIAEGCIIGLYPYLSEIVAFLIPLLDDKFPLIRSISCWTLSRFSKFIVQGINHQNGHEQFDKVLMGLLRRILDTNKRVQEAACSAFATLEEEAAEELAPRLEVILQHLMCAFGKYQRRNLRIVYDAIGTLADAVGQELNQPVYLEILMPPLIAKWQQLPNSDKDLFPLLECFTSIAQALGIGFTQFALPVFQRCIDIIQTQQLAKVDPVSAGVQYDKEFIVCALDLLSGLVEGLGSGIESLIAQSSLRELLLQCCMDDAPDVKQSAFALLGDLAKVCPIHLHPRLSEFLDLAAKQLNTSKLRETISVANNACWAIGELAIKVHQEVSPVVMAVISSLVLILQHSERELNKSLIENSAITLGRLAWVCPEIVAPHMEHFMQSWCMALSMIRDDIEKEDAFRGLCAMVKANPSGALSSLVFMCRAIASWHEIRSEELHNDVCQVLHGYKQMLRNGAWDQCMSVLEPPVKDKLSKYQV, encoded by the exons GGTAAGTCAGCGGAGGTTCGACAAGCTGCTGGTTTGCTGCTGAAAAATAACCTTAGAACAGCATACAAATCCATGGCTCCTGCAAACCAACAGTATATAAAGTCAGAGTTGTTGCCTTGTTTAGGAGCTGCTGATAGGCATATTAGGTCCACTGTTGGGACCATTGTTAGCGTCTTTGTTCAACTAGGTGGGATTACAATATGGCCTGAACTGTTGCAAGCTCTGCTAAATTGCTTGGATAGTAATGAAATCAATCATATGGAAGGTGCTATGGATGCTTTGTCCAAG ATTTGTGAGGACATACCTGAAGTGCTGGATTCAGATGTACCTGGGTTGGCTGAGCGTCCCATCAACATCTTCCTCCCTCGATTTTTGCAG TTTTTCCGGTCACCACATACCTCGCTAAGAAAGCTTTCCTTGGGTTCTGTGAATCAATACATCATGTTGATGCCTTCT GCTTTGTTTACATCCATGGATCAGTACCTTCAGGGTTTGTTTGTACTTGCTAATGACTCTGCTACAGAAGTCCGAAAATTG GTTTGTGCAGCATTTGTTCAGCTAATTGAAGTCCGTCCATCTTTCTTGGAG CCGCATCTAAGGAATGTAATCGAATACATGCTACAAGTAAACAAGGATGCTGATGATGGAGTGGCTCTTGAAGCTTGTGAATTCTG GTCTGCATACTGTGATGCTCAATTACCACCTGAAAACCTGAAAGAATTCTTGCCACGTTTACTTCCG ATTCTGCTTTCAAATATGGTTTATGCTGATGATGATGAGTCACTTCTTGAAGCCGAG GAGGATGAGTCGCTGCCAGACAGGGACCAG GATTTAAAACCTCGTTTTCATTCATCACGGTTTCATGGAGCAGAAAACTTGGAAGATGAT GATGATGACACGGTTAATGTGTGGAATTTGCGGAAGTGCAGTGCAGCGGCGCTTGATGTTCTATCCAATATGTTTGGGGATGAGATTCTTCCAACCTTGATGCCTATTATTCAG GCTAAGCTGGCAACTAGTGGTGATGCAGCCTGGAAAGAGAGGGAAGCAGCTGTTTTGGCTGTTGGTGCCATAGCAGAAGGTTGCATTATTGGCCTTTACCCTTATTTATCTGAG ATTGTGGCATTTCTTATCCCGCTTTTAGATGACAAGTTTCCTCTAATACGAAGTATTTCTTGTTGGACACTTTCTCGGTTCAGCAAATTTATTGTTCAG GGCATCAACCATCAGAATGGACATGAGCAATTTGACAAGGTTCTTATGGGCCTTTTACGAAGAATATTGGATACTAACAAACGGGTGCAAGAAGCTGCTTGTTCAGCTTTTGCGACGTTGGAAGAG GAGGCTGCAGAAGAGTTGGCGCCACGTTTGGAAGTTATCTTACAGCACCTTATGTGTGCTTTTGGAAAATATCAG AGACGGAATCTCAGAATTGTATATGATGCAATTGGAACTCTAGCTGATGCAGTTGGACAAGAACTGAATCAG CCTGTCTATCTTGAAATTCTGATGCCGCCATTAATTGCAAAGTGGCAGCAACTTCCAAATTCAGACAAAGATCTTTTTCCATTGCTTGAGTGCTTTACATCCATAGCACAG GCATTGGGTATCGGATTCACCCAGTTTGCTCTTCCTGTATTTCAGAGGTGCATAGATATCATCCAGACCCAACAACTGGCAAAG GTTGATCCTGTTTCAGCTGGAGTTCAATATGATAAAGAGTTTATCGTATGTGCTCTTGATTTGCTCTCTGGACTTGTGGAGGGTCTCGGTAGTGGGATAGAGAGTTTG ATTGCACAAAGTAGTTTGCGGGAGTTGCTTCTTCAATGTTGCATGGATGATGCTCCTGATGTAAAACAAAGTGCCTTTGCCCTTCTTGGAGACCTTGCAAAA GTGTGCCCTATTCATTTGCACCCTCGATTATCTGAGTTTCTTGATCTTGCTGCCAAGCAACTG AACACTTCTAAGCTGAGAGAAACTATTTCAGTAGCAAATAATGCTTGTTGGGCTATTGGAGAATTGGCTATTAAG GTTCATCAAGAAGTTTCTCCAGTTGTTATGGCAGTTATTTCAAGCCTGGTCTTAATTCTTCAACATTCTGAG CGGGAGCTCAATAAGTCGCTAATAGAAAATAGTGCAATCACACTTGGAAGGCTTGCTTGGGTTTGTCCAGAAATTGTAGCACCTCATATGGAACATTTCATGCAATCATGGTGCATGGCATTGTCTAT GATACGTGACGACATTGAGAAGGAGGATGCATTCAGAGGTCTCTGTGCGATG gttAAAGCAAATCCCTCAGGAGCTCTAAGTTCACTTGTTTTTATGTGCAGAGCTATTGCAAGTTGGCAT GAAATAAGGAGTGAAGAGCTGCATAATGATGTTTGCCAAGTGTTGCATGGTTATAAACAG ATGCTCAGAAATGGTGCATGGGACCAGTGTATGTCTGTTTTGGAACCCCCTGTAAAAGACAAGCTGTCAAAATATCAAGTGTAA
- the LOC123213806 gene encoding uncharacterized protein LOC123213806 has protein sequence MVFVSGLQANCSALIHPAWSNKLPCPTGRCNSFNFLQHNATQPISRGGIGYWVQKGLGHEHVNSVGRDYQHRLSFDDDIPDEPLLLTCVKEAIWALRSLFVFLAEQPSQLKYIEWPGFQHTLKTATLTLVLVGVLIVALSSTDSFLSYLLGLLLRRTP, from the exons ATGGTTTTTGTTTCTGGGTTGCAGGCGAATTGTTCAG CTTTGATTCATCCTGCCTGGTCGAATAAACTCCCCTGCCCAACTGGCAGATGTAACAGCTTCAATTTTCTTCAACACAATGCCACTCAGCCG aTTTCTAGAGGAGGAATTGGGTATTGGGTTCAAAAGGGTTTAGGCCATGAACATGTTAATTCTGTTGGGAGAGATTATCAGCATCGATTAAGTTTTGATGATGACATTCCCGACGAGCCCCTTTTGTTAACTTGCGTCAAGGAAGCCATTTG GGCTTTGAGATCTTTATTCGTATTTCTGGCTGAGCAGCCTAGTCAGCTGAAGTATATAGAGTGGCCAGGCTTTCAGCATACG CTGAAGACTGCGACTCTTACACTTGTTCTTGTGGGGGTGCTCATTGTTGCACTGTCATCAACAGACTCTTTCCTCAGCTATTTGCTGGGTTTGCTTCTGAGGAGGACCCCATAA